Proteins encoded within one genomic window of Siniperca chuatsi isolate FFG_IHB_CAS linkage group LG4, ASM2008510v1, whole genome shotgun sequence:
- the sqor gene encoding sulfide:quinone oxidoreductase, mitochondrial isoform X1 produces the protein MATLLCLRQCQAQGTAISRLHTSSHVSAKQHYKMLVLGGGSGGITMSARMKRMLGAEHVAVVEPSEMHYYQPIWTLVGAGAKTVASSGRSTASVMPSGVKWVKSKVQEINPDTNTVRTDDGTEISYEYLIVALGLQLHYEKIKGLPEGFEHPNIGSNYSVKTVEKTWKGLQNFKEGNAVFTFPNTPVKCAGAPQKIMYLSDAFLRKTGKRAKANVIYNTSLPVLFGIKKYADSLWDIVKQRDLQVNLRHNLIEVRADKQEAVFENLDKPGETKVFEYEMLHVTPPMGPNLVIKGSPLANEAGWLDVNKDNLQHNRYPNVFGIGDCTSLPTAKTCAAVAAQSAILNRTISKILKNEKPDKKYDGYTSCPLVTSYNTVILAEFDYNGQPLETFPFNQAKERRLMYYMKADMMPHLYWHGLLKGLWGGPGPYRKLLHLGMK, from the exons ATGGCTACACTGCTTTGTCTGAGGCAGTGCCAAGCCCAAGGCACTGCTATCTCTCGTCTTCACACGAGCAGCCATGTCTCTGCCAAACAGCATTACAAAATGCTTGTGCTCGGAGGAGGAAGCGGGGGCATTACAATGAGTGCACGAATGAAGAGGATGCTGGGAGCTGAGCATGTGGCCGTTGTGGAGCCCAGTGAG ATGCACTACTATCAGCCAATATGGACCCTGGTTGGTGCTGGTGCGAAAACTGTAGCCTCATCAGGTCGTTCCACCGCAAGCGTTATGCCGTCTGGAGTGAAGTGGGTGAAATCTAAAGTTCAGGAAATAAACCCAGACACAAATACTGTCCGCACAGACGATGGGACTGAA aTCTCCTATGAGTATTTGATTGTGGCTCTTGGATTGCAACTCCATTATGAGAAG ATCAAAGGACTGCCAGAAGGATTTGAACATCCAAACATTGGGTCAAACTACTCAGTCAAAACTGTGGAGAAAACGTGGAAAGGACTGCAGAACTTCAAAGAGGGCAACGCTGTGTTCACATTCCCAAATACTCCTGTGAAATGTGCTGGAGCTCCCCAGAAGATCATGTACCTATCCGATGCCTTTCTCAGAAAG ACAGGAAAAAGGGCAAAGGCCAATGTAATATACAACACATCTCTACCTGTACTCTTTGGAATCAAGAAATATGCTGACTCATTGTGGGATATTGTTAAACAACGTGACCTACAAGTGAACTTGAGGCACAACCTGATTGAAGTGCGGGCAGACAAGCAAGAAGCTGTGTTTGAAAATCTTGACAAACCAGGCGAAACCAAAGTGTTTGAG TATGAAATGCTTCATGTCACACCACCAATGGGACCCAATTTGGTGATTAAAGGCAGTCCACTGGCAAATGAGGCAGGCTGGTTGGATGTCAACAAAGATAACCTCCAACATAATAGGTATCCAAATGTGTTTGGGATTGGAGACTGTACCAGCCTACCTACAGCCAAAACGTGTGCTGCTGTCG CTGCACAGTCTGCTATACTGAACAGAACCATCagcaaaatactgaaaaatgagAAGCCAGATAAGAAG TATGATGGCTACACCTCATGTCCGTTGGTTACAAGCTACAACACAGTAATTCTGGCAGAGTTTGACTACAATGGACAACCACTGGAAACATTCCCCTTTAACCAAGCCAAAGAAAGAAGACTCATGTACTACATGAAAGCTGATATGATGCCTCACCTCTATTGGCATGGGCTTCTAAA GGGCCTGTGGGGTGGACCAGGACCATACAGGAAACTCCTTCATCTTGGGATGAAATGA
- the sqor gene encoding sulfide:quinone oxidoreductase, mitochondrial isoform X2 produces MATLLCLRQCQAQGTAISRLHTSSHVSAKQHYKMLVLGGGSGGITMSARMKRMLGAEHVAVVEPSEMHYYQPIWTLVGAGAKTVASSGRSTASVMPSGVKWVKSKVQEINPDTNTVRTDDGTEISYEYLIVALGLQLHYEKIKGLPEGFEHPNIGSNYSVKTVEKTWKGLQNFKEGNAVFTFPNTPVKCAGAPQKIMYLSDAFLRKYEMLHVTPPMGPNLVIKGSPLANEAGWLDVNKDNLQHNRYPNVFGIGDCTSLPTAKTCAAVAAQSAILNRTISKILKNEKPDKKYDGYTSCPLVTSYNTVILAEFDYNGQPLETFPFNQAKERRLMYYMKADMMPHLYWHGLLKGLWGGPGPYRKLLHLGMK; encoded by the exons ATGGCTACACTGCTTTGTCTGAGGCAGTGCCAAGCCCAAGGCACTGCTATCTCTCGTCTTCACACGAGCAGCCATGTCTCTGCCAAACAGCATTACAAAATGCTTGTGCTCGGAGGAGGAAGCGGGGGCATTACAATGAGTGCACGAATGAAGAGGATGCTGGGAGCTGAGCATGTGGCCGTTGTGGAGCCCAGTGAG ATGCACTACTATCAGCCAATATGGACCCTGGTTGGTGCTGGTGCGAAAACTGTAGCCTCATCAGGTCGTTCCACCGCAAGCGTTATGCCGTCTGGAGTGAAGTGGGTGAAATCTAAAGTTCAGGAAATAAACCCAGACACAAATACTGTCCGCACAGACGATGGGACTGAA aTCTCCTATGAGTATTTGATTGTGGCTCTTGGATTGCAACTCCATTATGAGAAG ATCAAAGGACTGCCAGAAGGATTTGAACATCCAAACATTGGGTCAAACTACTCAGTCAAAACTGTGGAGAAAACGTGGAAAGGACTGCAGAACTTCAAAGAGGGCAACGCTGTGTTCACATTCCCAAATACTCCTGTGAAATGTGCTGGAGCTCCCCAGAAGATCATGTACCTATCCGATGCCTTTCTCAGAAAG TATGAAATGCTTCATGTCACACCACCAATGGGACCCAATTTGGTGATTAAAGGCAGTCCACTGGCAAATGAGGCAGGCTGGTTGGATGTCAACAAAGATAACCTCCAACATAATAGGTATCCAAATGTGTTTGGGATTGGAGACTGTACCAGCCTACCTACAGCCAAAACGTGTGCTGCTGTCG CTGCACAGTCTGCTATACTGAACAGAACCATCagcaaaatactgaaaaatgagAAGCCAGATAAGAAG TATGATGGCTACACCTCATGTCCGTTGGTTACAAGCTACAACACAGTAATTCTGGCAGAGTTTGACTACAATGGACAACCACTGGAAACATTCCCCTTTAACCAAGCCAAAGAAAGAAGACTCATGTACTACATGAAAGCTGATATGATGCCTCACCTCTATTGGCATGGGCTTCTAAA GGGCCTGTGGGGTGGACCAGGACCATACAGGAAACTCCTTCATCTTGGGATGAAATGA